A genomic region of Streptosporangium lutulentum contains the following coding sequences:
- the selD gene encoding selenide, water dikinase SelD, protein MAGTAAKPGASTSPAPSGPRGLRLTQYAHGGGCACKIPPGELEAVVAGLLDGAEGRAPLSSPAGELIIGLDDGDDAAVVRIEGGRAIVATADFFTPVVDDPYDWGRIAAANALSDVYAVGGEPLVAVNLLGWPREILPLELAKEVLRGGLDVARAAGCHVAGGHSVDDPEPKYGMAVTGLADPGRLLRIDGGRAGAPISLTKPLGVGVLNTRHKATGEVFPQAVAAMTTLNRDASRAALAAGAGCATDVTGFGLLGHLYKLARASGVTAVVDVAAVPYLEGAREALRAGYVSGGTRRNLAWVEPHLDPGRFGEEDLLLLADAQTSGGLLVVGEIPGAPVVGELVPLDGPALRLR, encoded by the coding sequence CCGGCTGACGCAGTACGCGCACGGAGGCGGCTGCGCCTGCAAGATCCCGCCCGGAGAGTTGGAGGCCGTCGTCGCGGGTCTCCTGGACGGGGCGGAGGGCCGGGCCCCTCTCTCCTCCCCCGCCGGCGAGCTGATCATCGGGCTGGACGACGGGGACGACGCCGCCGTGGTCCGCATCGAGGGCGGCCGGGCGATCGTGGCCACGGCCGACTTCTTCACGCCCGTGGTGGACGACCCCTACGACTGGGGACGGATCGCGGCGGCCAACGCCCTGTCCGACGTCTACGCGGTGGGCGGGGAGCCGCTGGTGGCGGTCAACCTGCTCGGCTGGCCCCGGGAGATCCTGCCGCTGGAGCTCGCGAAGGAGGTGCTGCGCGGCGGTCTGGACGTGGCGCGGGCCGCGGGCTGCCACGTCGCGGGCGGCCACAGCGTCGACGATCCCGAGCCCAAGTACGGCATGGCCGTCACCGGCCTGGCCGACCCCGGACGGCTGCTGCGGATCGACGGCGGGCGGGCGGGGGCGCCGATCTCCCTGACCAAGCCGCTGGGCGTCGGCGTGCTCAACACCCGGCACAAGGCGACCGGCGAGGTCTTCCCGCAGGCCGTCGCCGCGATGACCACGCTGAACCGCGACGCCTCCCGGGCGGCGCTCGCCGCCGGTGCCGGGTGCGCCACGGACGTGACCGGGTTCGGCCTGCTCGGTCACCTGTACAAGCTGGCCAGGGCGAGCGGCGTCACGGCGGTGGTCGACGTGGCGGCCGTGCCGTACCTGGAGGGGGCGCGCGAGGCCCTGCGGGCCGGTTACGTCAGCGGCGGAACCCGCCGCAACCTGGCCTGGGTGGAGCCGCACCTTGACCCGGGTCGCTTCGGCGAGGAGGACCTGCTGCTGCTCGCCGACGCCCAGACCTCCGGCGGCCTGCTGGTGGTGGGCGAGATCCCCGGCGCCCCGGTCGTCGGCGAGCTCGTCCCCCTGGACGGGCCGGCCCTGCGGCTGCGCTGA